The Erigeron canadensis isolate Cc75 chromosome 4, C_canadensis_v1, whole genome shotgun sequence genome window below encodes:
- the LOC122597133 gene encoding palmitoyl-acyl carrier protein thioesterase, chloroplastic-like, with translation MVSMDLEKLAHVLRSILATRKVLMTSTTSFLMYSGLKAPPRVIHMHLRNRNMLLPVSRSTTISFKPISMMLKNESEAMLKKETELQTKVLDLDLGRMVNNGFVFRQNIHIKSYEVAPDATPTIETIMNHLQETSGNHLKEVGISIDGFATTPEMAKRNLFWVTSKMQVVVDRYPVWGNVVTIDTWKAALGKIGLCCNWTFSDSKTGEILIRASSTLVLVNKETRKLSKFPDEVRAELEQFLFNTPAIVTHDIIKWSKQAETIVSHVPLRATYWDLDVNQHVNNVKHSRWILESVPKSIIENYELASMALQYCHECKEDSIIESHTSVTVDDNINDCNTFVCDHLLLLENAPGCNEITKGRTRWRRKYEKISEYHNVGPSPNGNGGV, from the exons ATGGTTTCTATGGACTTAGAGAAGCTAGCTCATGTTTTAAGAAGCATTTTGGCAACTCGAAAAGTACTTATGACTTCTACTACATCTTTTTTAATGTATTCGGGTCTTAAAGCCCCGCCCCGTGTGATACATATGCATCTTAGAAACCGCAACATGTTGCTTCCCGTGTCTAGAAGTACTACTATTTCCTTCAAACCAATATCGATGATGCTAAAAAACGAGTCAGAGGCGATGCTCAAAAAAGAGACAGAGCTTCAAACTAAGGTTTTGGATCTTGATTTAGGAAGAATGGTTAACAATGGTTTTGTTTTCCGgcaaaatattcatattaaatcatATGAAGTTGCTCCAGATGCAACACCGACTATAGAAACAATTATGAATCATTTACAG gAAACATCAGGAAATCATTTAAAGGAAGTTGGCATCTCTATTGATGGATTTGCTACAACCCCGGAAATGGCTAAAAGGAATCTGTTTTGGGTGACGTCAAAGATGCAAGTAGTAGTTGACCGTTATCCAGTATG GGGTAATGTTGTTACAATCGATACATGGAAAGCAGCTCTTGGAAAAATTGGTTTGTGTTGTAATTGGACATTTTCTGATTCGAAAACTGGTGAAATATTAATTCGAGCATCAAG TACTTTGGTGTTGGTGAATAAAGAGACAagaaaattatcaaaatttccAGATGAAGTTCGAGCAGAGTTAGAACAATTCCTTTTCAATACACCCGCTATAGTCACACATGATATCATAAAATGGTCAAAACAAGCTGAGACCATTGTTAGCCATGTACCTTTAAGG gcaACATATTGGGATCTGGATGTTAACCAACACGTTAACAATGTAAAACATAGTCGATGGATCCTTGAG AGTGTTCCAAAGTCTATTATAGAAAACTATGAGCTTGCTAGTATGGCATTACAATATTGTCATGAATGTAAGGAGGATAGCATAATAGAGTCACACACTTCTGTTACTGTGGACGACAATATCAACGATTGTAACACTTTTGTGTGCGACCACCTACTTCTACTTGAGAATGCACCGGGATGTAACGAGATCACCAAAGGAAGGACTAGATGGCGCAGAAAGTATGAAAAAATATCCGAATACCATAACGTTGGTCCCTCCCCAAATGGAAACGGAGGGGTATAA